In the Dolichospermum flos-aquae CCAP 1403/13F genome, TAACCGGATTGAAATATTATATGGATTATTAGCAAAGGCTAAAATATGAGAGATCTAGATTCTTTTGATATAGATATTAATATGAAATTACTAATTTTACCCTCTTCTTTGCGCCTTTGCTTCTTTGCGTCTTTGCGCGAAACAAAAATAATATAAAAACACCCAACTAAAAACATGGAACTATACTTAATTCGTCATGGCATTGCCGAAGAACATCAACCTACACTAAAAGACAAAGAACGACAACTCACCCCAGAAGGACGACAAAAAACCGAGAAAGTCGCTCAAAAATTAGTAAAGCTAGAATTACATTTTGATCTAATTCTTACCAGTCCCCTAGTTCGCGCTTATCAAACAGCAGAAATACTCATTGCGGCTGGATTGAGTTCCCAGTTAGAAGCATCAGATCATCTTAGCTTTGATGGTAATATTCAAAATTGGTGGCAAGAATGGCTGAAACCTAGAAATTATCCCCAAAAAACCCGACTAGGATTAGTAGGCCATGAGCCTAACTTAAGCCATTGGGCAGAAATTCTGTTGTGGGGAGAAGCAAAAGAGAGCCTCATCCTCAAAAAAGCAGGTATGATGGGAATAAAACTACCAGATGATGGTTCAGCTTGGGGTCGTAGTCAAATGTTTTGGTTGACACCACCCAAGTACCTGCTGTAATAGTTGTTACATCTGCAACTTTTGTGGTGAAAATAGTCTCTGGTGAGTTAGCGTGAGCAGATATTTTACAAAGTAAATGGTGTTGCCATGACGGTATGCGAATACAAGCCTGGTTTAGAAGGTATTCCCGCAGCCCAGTCGAGTATTAGTTATGTAGACGGGCAGAAAGGAATTCTAGAATATCGTGGTATCAGGATTGAGGAATTAGCTGAAAAAAGTACATTCCTAGAAACTGCATATCTCTTAATTTGGGGTGAGTTACCAACAAAGGAAGAACTGAAAGAATTTGAGCATGAAGTTCTCTTCCACAGACGCATCAAATACCGCATTCGGGATATGATGAAATGCTTTCCTGAAAGTGGTCATCCGATGGATGCTCTTCAAGCTTCTGCTGCTGCTTTAGGTTTATTTTATTCTCGTCGGGATTTACATAATCCTGTCTACATTCGTACCGCGGCTGTTCGTTTAATAGCGACTATTCCCACGATGGTAGCAGCGTTCCAGTTAATGCGGGAAGGTAATGATCCAGTTAAGCCTAGAGATGATTTAGGCTATGCGGCTAACTTCCTGTATATGCTCAACGAGAAAGAGCCTGATCCTTTAGCCGCTAAAATCTTCGATATCTGCTTAATTCTTCATGTTGAGCATACAATGAATGCTTCTACTTTTAGTGCTAGGGTAACAGCTTCAACCTTAACTGATCCTTATGCAGTAGTTGCCAGTGCCGTAGGTACTTTAGGTGGACCATTGCATGGTGGAGCGAATGAAGAAGTAATTCAGATGTTAGAAGAAATCGGTTCTGTAGAAAATGTTGTCCCTTATGTGGATAATCTTCTGCAACGCAAAGCTAAAATTATGGGTTTTGGACATCGAGTTTACAAAGTCAAAGACCCCCGGGCTACAATCTTACAAGGCTTGGCAGAGCAGTTGTTTGAGAAGTTTGGCTATGATGAATACTATGAAATTGCCGTGGAAATGGAACGGGTAGTTTCGGAAAAACTGGGTGACAGAGGGATTTATCCTAATGTTGACTTTTATTCCGGTTTAGTGTATAGGAAAATGGGAATTCCTACAGACTTGTTTACACCAGTATTTGCGATCGCTCGTGTAGCAGGTTGGTTAGCACACTGGAAAGAACAACTAGTAGAAAACCGGATTTTCCGTCCTACCCAAATTTACAACGGTCGTCACGAAATCGCCTACACTCCCATTGACCAACGTTAACTAACAAATAAATTAACTCTAGATTTTGGATGTTCAATTCAAGTCCTCTAGTGGGCAGATTGATAACTGTCCTATCTACCATTGAGGCTTGTCGTCCAAAATCAAAACCCGCTAAAATTGGCAACTTGACAGCAGCAGCCAGTGTGGGAAAATCAGACAATTTGTAGACCATAGACAACCGTTACCAACTGGGAAGCGGCTAATTTGTCTTGTTTAACGACTTAATGGGGAAACTTTTGCCCATTTCCTCACCCACCAATCATCAATTCCCAATCCCAACCATAAGTAGAAGTTGTCTTGTGGAGTCTCATGGTGAAAACCATCCAAGGATATACTAGACTCATGAATTGGCAAATGTATTGAACTTCAATCGGTCATCATCTCAGCAGAGATTATTACTAAAGCTGAAGACAAAAGGTCAGTAACCCAGCCCTAAGGGGACTGGGCTTGCAAGAGTAATCAAGCAAGCCGTGCTGACCAGACCACCCTGAGCGTAGTCGAAGGGTAGCCGTTATTTGAGTCATGACACCCCGGAATGC is a window encoding:
- a CDS encoding citrate synthase, whose protein sequence is MTVCEYKPGLEGIPAAQSSISYVDGQKGILEYRGIRIEELAEKSTFLETAYLLIWGELPTKEELKEFEHEVLFHRRIKYRIRDMMKCFPESGHPMDALQASAAALGLFYSRRDLHNPVYIRTAAVRLIATIPTMVAAFQLMREGNDPVKPRDDLGYAANFLYMLNEKEPDPLAAKIFDICLILHVEHTMNASTFSARVTASTLTDPYAVVASAVGTLGGPLHGGANEEVIQMLEEIGSVENVVPYVDNLLQRKAKIMGFGHRVYKVKDPRATILQGLAEQLFEKFGYDEYYEIAVEMERVVSEKLGDRGIYPNVDFYSGLVYRKMGIPTDLFTPVFAIARVAGWLAHWKEQLVENRIFRPTQIYNGRHEIAYTPIDQR
- the sixA gene encoding phosphohistidine phosphatase SixA → MELYLIRHGIAEEHQPTLKDKERQLTPEGRQKTEKVAQKLVKLELHFDLILTSPLVRAYQTAEILIAAGLSSQLEASDHLSFDGNIQNWWQEWLKPRNYPQKTRLGLVGHEPNLSHWAEILLWGEAKESLILKKAGMMGIKLPDDGSAWGRSQMFWLTPPKYLL